GGTACGTGAACAAAGACGAACTTTACAGGGCGAAAACATAGGGCTGTTTACTGTATACAAAACATGGacactacaatgtacatgtacaagtcacTTTGTGTAGTTTAGTTCCGCACACAAGATTTTACGCCCCCAATTTCTTTTTGGATAGCCACATTAAACACATCCCGTTGAAAACAGGTaacaagttataaaaaaaatttaaaaaaataaaaatgacaataaaaaatacacaaaacaaacaagcaccccaaaacaaacaagcaccccaaaacaaacaaccaaatttgcttaccgttaagcagcgctatgaaattgggcccagatgctCAGCCTAACCTTCCTTTTGTACCTTTCACCCACATTCACACGCAAGCGACCGCAACTCCAGCTGCCAAGATGTCACTTctggccaatcaaaacacagatatagaaacttacgtcactgcacgtttatccaatgacatcGATGATCCAATGAAATCGCTGGTTCTGAGAAGCAAattacctgtctttatccttgcagataaagacaAGAGGCCCATCAGGCTAGCGGGTCAGAGGCTTtatccaaacaaaaaacattaattcTCTGCATGCAGTGCATAGTGCGGAACCCACCAATAATCATACACGTCCTTATTATTgtgtaaataaaaatgttgcatTTCATATGACTGTACAGTCCCGGAGCCGCGcttacaaatctgtgcgttgcAATTGTTGCGTCAGCTTTTTACTTTTAAGATGGCGacttgatgacgtcaatgcataaggtttATTGATCTCTAATTATAATAGAGATCAATGATAAGGTTTATTGGCAATAAGATTCTGTTGTATTAAAGACAAtgcctggacacctttggtaatattgtcttctcacttagtgtatctcaacatatgcatgaaatatcaaacctgtggaaatttgagcttgattggtcgtcagagttgcgagataactatgcaagaaaaaaacacccttgtcacatgaagttgtgtgctttcagatgcttgatttcgagacctcaaattctaaacttgaggtctcgaaatcaaattcttcaaaaattacctctttctcaaaaactacgtcacttcagagggagccgtttctcacaatgttttttactattagCCTCTCCaaattactcgttactaagtgaggtttaatgctgataattattttgagcaattaccaatagtgtccactgcctttaacaattatGTTGTGAAAAACTAATATTTCAACTTTTTCAGCAAACttgtaaattaaattaaatacctCCAGACTGGTTGTTTACAACTGAATCAACTCCATTTTTGTAACATTGAGTGTAACATTACTACGAACCGTAGCTTATATGTTTTTGGTTTGCATTTTATAGCTTTCCATAGTTTGTCCAACCACAGATGgcatagacttgatttcaagtctgataTCGCGGTTAttcctctgcatcagccacgaaAAATGCCCCTACGTGATATCACGCGCCCCAACTCGCAATTATGTGATCGTAGGCAAATGATGaagaaagagggcgctatttcagacAATGATGCATTAAAAGAAGGGTAagattattaaagacactggacactatttgtaattgccAAATATCAGTCtactcacctggtgtatctcaacatatgcataaaataataaacctgtgaacatttgagctcaatcggtcgccgaagttgcgagaatgaaagaaaaaacacccctgtcacacgaatatgactgtatgctttcagatgtttgatttcgagacctcaaattctaaatctgaggtctcgaaatcaaaattaaattggtggaaaaattacttcttttcgaaaactacgttacttcagagggagccttttctcacaatgttttgataccaacctccccccattactcgtcaccaagtatggttttattctaataataattttgagtaattataccaatagtgtccactgcctttaaggcctcGTATGCTCTTGACCAGTAATTTCGGGTGACAGAATCCTAGCGCCATTTGGTTTCCGTTTGATTCTGAAAGGCGACAATTATGAAttttactataggttttcttggtcaatttatttcggaaaatgagcagccaatttaattttcatgcgttcggaTTAAAGCTAGTTTGCCTCTCCggttaaattttaatattaaccCATTTACAGATGCGGAACAATAAATGCAACTAAAATCCCACGCATCTGATTCACCAATCATCCcgagataaaataaaatataaatgaaaataatagaGTCGACGTTTGTTACTCAGGCCAGCAGAtattacaattatttatttggcaattcacttaaaaatacaaaaatacaaataatttatacgtAAAGGATAAAactcttaaaaacattaaatatataaatatatacatctggattggaaaacagtgaaaagggCGATACATCAAGATATAAAAAGGAGGACAGGCAGTAAAAGAGAAGACAAAGTACTACACGACTGAGGACAACAGAAAGACAACAACAATCCAGGTTTGCCAGGACTGACAAAAGTGCCTGCACTGTCACCAAGAGGTGTGTCAATCCAACCTATAAATTGGCGAAGTCCATTGGTTCGCCTTGGCCCAATTTATAgcttttttatagattttttaagttttgaattAACCTAGTTGAGGATGCCTGAGAACAATGTCTGCTAGAGGGGGTTAACAAAGGCCAAGAATACAGTTTGGTGATGCACTGATTGTTCAGAGGGCAGAGGCTTTATGAGAGcctctggacccaatttcatagagctgctgaagcagaaagttttgcttaaagtcacctggaagtggtattttttcaatttaaagcttttgtcactaatatatgtgttttgatgagtggaatgtgaataaacagttaactaaggttttaaaaaatcagttcttatgttatttacaaatttaagagtagatcccgacccgagagggcgctgttcgtgacgtaaatcgaggcagactttgcctgtaatgcgtagagtaaacacaattgcaaagtaactgtacggaccaagtcgtgagtttgtacgtttcaaaaaaattttttttttgtttttccggcaattccgaccaggtgtattgctgctgaatgcagaaaaacacattttaaaatgtaccaactcacgacttggacgtacatgtactttgcacgtgtgtttactatacgcattgcaggcaaagtctgcctcgattgacgtcacaaagggggtaggcggagtcagcccccaaacaactttatatattttttaaacatataaatcgtgacaaacaattactaaaaaattgttttattgttcgtaagcatatactcttatgtttgaaagaaaaaaattattgcttagtaaaatcagattaccggccaagactccactcaattgttatgctaagtaaacaacagctaaataccagtcacaagcattgtatatggcatgaaactttggccagtaacattATGTAAAATAAGctagctattttcgtgcttaagcgaattttttgcttaagcagctctatgaaattggcccctgaccATGACAcctcgttaaaggcagtggccactattggttatactcaaaatatctataatcataaaaccttacttggtagcgagtaacggggagaggttgatagtgggtgcgttagggtgcgttcgtttagcttccctgggtcgaccccggtgtgtggcgtgtttttttcccaggacgaacgtgtgcagataattacccacgttcgtcctggggaaaaaaaaacacgccacacaccggggtcgacccagggaagctaaacgaacgcacccttagtttagcttccctggctcgaccccggtgtgtggcgggtttttttctaggacaagtgagtaattatctgcacacgttcgtcctggaaaaaacacgccacacaccggagtcgacccggggaagctaaacgaacgcacccactataaaacattgcgagatacagctccctctgaagtgacgtaatttttgagaaagaagtagttttcccatttgattttaagacatcagaataagattttgaggtctcgaaatcaagcatctgaaagcacacaacttcgtgtgacaagggtgtcttttctttcacagttatctcacaatttcgacgaccaattgagctcacggGTTTACTACAATCGTGgtttaaaagaaaattgcaaTACTGAACAGTGGTATAATCAATCACGGGTTGTTTTATGTATAAAAATACTACATTTCAAATTTAAAGCATAaacttgcacaaaataatacaaaaacacGCACCACAAATAATTGCAGTAATTACCGTGACGATTATTCaccgtttctttttttttttactcataatTGTTTGGAGGTCAAGAGTTTGGTTGTGACTATCATCCtcttttttaaataagattATTTTTCGTTACTTTTACTTAAAAACGTGAACAACCAAACGTGACCCAAAATAACAGGCTGCGCACACGAAGAGAGGGGGCGTGTTTATTTCAATTATGTGTTTCATGGCGATTGTTATGCAAAATTGACTGATATAACCTATGCCGATAATCATAAATCGATTGGTATTCTATGCGATGCGACTACCATTGGAACCTATACTCTCCTATATAGGTTTTGATGCAATGCATGGTGAACATTATTTGGTGTGCGGTAACATCATTGTGTGTGGCTactaagagaactgtcttgctctccacatgtaaaagagtgaaaatcactctttgaagagccatatgaaggacaactctttttcgagcgGTCTTACAtttttttagattgaagtttgcatctttttgagtgacttttcactctgtcctggagtgaaaccccttaaaagagtgaaataactaccaatatttttgaagagccatatgagcgacatctcgaaatgtaaagagtggtgtttttcactctttcacATTATTTCAGAGAGTGCTATATTCTaccaccgcggagtagatttattgtaaaaacaaaattcagtaGACTTCTCAGTTTAATTACTACCTGTGCGGAAGGTAGAACATCGGCTTGGACTTCTACTTGTTTAGCTTATAATAGGGtcattattaactgcactaccgcggagtcttCTTAATAaagtctcaacgtttcgaccagcTTGCTCTCTGGTCATCATCAGAAGACTCTGCCTGTTACTTCTAACCTACTTTCTTGCTGCAACAAAAAACGAAGATCTTTCGCAGTTTACATAATGTTAGTTCTACGTGTTGCGGTTCTGCTTGCTAGCATCTTGAGCTTGAGGGGGGAAATGTGCTCCACGATGGTCACCGTAGCTCCCGGGGAGGAAAGGAAGCCACTGACGGCTAAGGCATTCGCTGAGTTTACCGCTAAGTGCCGAAAAGACAGGAACAAAGGTAATGAATATAGAGATATTAGGCTATTattattcaattcagttcaattcaattcagataCACTTTTACTTCCATACTTCTTAGAAAGATAACGATAAGATGTAATTTAGTATGGAATAAAGCAAAAAATATAACATTAAAGAcaaaagacactattggtaattgtcaaagactagccttcacagttggtgtatctcaacatatgcataacatagcaaacctgtgaaaatttgagctcaatcggtcatcgaagttgcgagataataatgaaagaaaaataacacttgtcacacgaagttgtgtgcatttagatggttgatttcgagacctcaagttctaaatctgaggtctcgaaatcaaattcgtggaaaattacttctttctcgaaaactatggcacttcagagggagccgtttctcacaattttttataccaccaacctctccccattactcgtcaccaagaaaggttttatggcaataattattttgagtaattaccaataatgtccactgcctttaagtagcagTTTGACGATTACTATTacccaataaaacaaaaataacgtaAACTGATTGTGGGTCAATTGAAAATGAACttgcgttaaaggcactggacactattggtagttactcaaaataatttttagcataaaaacttacttggtaacgagaaatggagagctgttaatggtgtaaaatattgtgagaaacgcgcctccctctgaagtaacgtagtttttgataaagaggacatttctctctcaaataatGAATGTCTTCAGAGAGGCCTTTTATTatggatctgaaagcacacgcaTTTATTTTgcgcaacaaggtttttttctttcttttagcATGATtctgggagaaaataatgggaaaacccataccttgtttccgcacgtcgccgtgtcatgatatgtgtttcaaataaatccgtaattcacgttagcgagaattgataattgttttaatgttttctcaaaaagtaaagcattacatggattaatatttcaagagaactctttcacctttaccttctgtaaactctgtaagttatttgtaaatctgtgaactttttttttctgtaccgaaagtgtccaatggctttaaagagtaCAATCATTTACGCCAGTGTAATAAGCGTCTTTTGAGTTTTCGTTATGTGTGTTGGTCGGGGTGTTTTCAGCAGTAGAGTGTGATGGGTTCGAATCTCGATCATGACACTTGAgaccttgagcaaggcactcaaCCATACCTCGTAAACAGATGGGAAGGTATGAGGTTTTCTGCCCTAACAAGCCCCCTTGATCGATGCCTTCTACGgactgtttcagccccatgagtaggtggcaacgtgcccctgatGCAACAGAACCAACACTTTTACGGTTTGGGGCACAATGGGTGGGAGTCTCGGGGAATGGGTTTTTCGATGCCTATACGGACTGTTTCAGCCCCATAAGTAGGTTGCAACGTGCCCCTGATGCAACAGAGTCAACACTTTTATGGTTTGGGGCACAATGGGTGGGAGTCCCGGGGGCGACGCGGGAATGGGTTTTTCTATGGGGCTGGGCTCCTGATTTTATTGTGGTTGGGGCCAACATCCTCTTATGGCATTTAATTTTTGTAGCAATTCTGAGTGggattacatttttttcttcacaaactCGCATTTCGCcctctgatttttgttttgttcttgttttcgtGGGGGTGGGAGGGGGGAGAGCACTGAAAATGTTTTCGGGGCACGAGCCACATGTCCCCCTTTTGGCAACGCCGCTaacctggtgacagttgatttctGTGTGATAGCCCCAAATCAGTTTCAacaggcacttgacactattggtagttactcgaTTAGCAATTAACttcttggtagcgagcaattgAAAGCttttgatggtatacaacattgtgagagtcgactccctttgaagtaacatagtttttgagaaagaggtaatttctatctcaaataataagttaattttagctgaagccttttattatgcatctcaaagcacaccaagttgtgcaacaagtgttttttcttctttgcatCATTTTATTGCAACTTGCAATCGAATcaaaaactttcacagattgttatacgatgcatatgttgggaaacaccaagtgagacaactGATCTGTGAcaaaaccaaaggtgtccggtgcctttggTGTAGCCCTCGTGAAGTGGCCGTCTGGCCTCTagtgatgttaaaggcagtggacactattggtaattactcaaaataattataagcataaaacctgaattggtaacgagtaattctaatagggagaggttgatagtatacaaatattgactgcttcgagtgctatggttaaaactatgactcccgaggtgatccacggagcgttctattttcccgaggcgaagccgagggaaaatagaacgctccggggatcaccgagggagtcatagtttttaaccattgcatgagtaaaagcagtcaatatttgttttataacaccccaaacatttctaaaacctgtattattattattaagttacagacctgaatgctacaatccacggacgacgcgaacacagattgcaaacacttttacctactgtgttgcatgtagtgtcggacaatccgaaatggttacagactattaatttatcatcctcgtacacgcaacggacgtctgggtactgcacgccgtgggctagtctgtcggactagcgcacggcgccatgtgctagtcttcggactagcgcatggcaaaccgacgctctatcacacggccgtcgtctagcaaaactaagacatgtcatgtgacgcgctctaaaccaatgagcaggcacaatacttgcaaggggtgttataatataaaacattgtgagaaacggcgccctctgaagtgacgtagttttcgagaaagaagtaattttccgcgaaattgatttcgagacctcagatttagatatggaggtctcgaaaccaagcatctggaAAGCACaaaccttcgtgtgacaatggtgttttttctttcattattatctcgcaacttcgatgaccaattgagctcaaattttcacaggtttgttattttatgcacatgttgagatacaccaagtgagaaaactggtctttgtcaattaccaatagtgtccagtgtctttaagcgatctctcgtacaaaaagaaataataaaacgAAGTAAATGTGGGAAAGTTGGAGTGAAATAACTCATCAGTTTTGGAGAGGATGGACGGCAGGGGGCATGCCTTGAGTGGCTTAAAAGcatggacatctttggtaattgtcaaagaccagtcttctcaacatgtgcacaaaataacaaacctgtgaaaatttgaactcaattggttggcaaagttgcgagagaataatggaagaaaaacaaccttgtcgcacaagttgtgtgctttcagatgccttgactTGGAGACCTCAGCTGTGGCCAATGCATTATCGGCTTACAGTTTATGGCACGTCGCCATAGTTACCGTATTGTTCTTTTCACTTTTCCTCTCGTTCGGACGTTTCTGGATTAACAATTTATGATCCAAGGCTgtggtttatattttgttttaaagacactggacactattggtaattgtcaaagaccagtcttctcttttggtgtatctcaatataacaataaaataacaaaccagtgaacatttcgaagttgcgagacaataatgaaagaaaaaacacccttgtcacacgaagttgtgtgctttcagcagatgcttgatttcgagaccccctcagctgagatctcgattcaatgttaaatattttagtgagaaattacttctttctcaaaaactatacgttacttcagagggagccgtttctcacgatgttttatactatcaacagctctccatggctcattaaaggcagtggacactgatggtaattactcaaaataattattagtataaaaccttacttggtgacgagtaatggggagaggttgatggtttaaaacgttgttagaaacggctccctctgaagtaacatagttgtcgagaaagaagtaattttctacgaatttgatttcgagacctcaagtttagaacttgaggtctcgaaatcaaccatctaaatgcacacaactttgtgagacaaggttttttttcttccattattatctcgcaagttcgatgaccgattgagctcaaattttcataggtttgtaattttatgtgtatgttgagattcaccaactgtgaaggctagtctttgacaattaccaatagtgtccactgcctttaacaagtaagtttttatgctaacaattattttgagtaattaccaatagtgtccatcagtgcctttaacgggaGAGTATTTTGTCGGCCCCTATACCCTTCCTTGCCTTAGGGTACACAACATTCTCCAACCATTTCATATTTCTTTTTGAATCGCAAGGCCCTAATAGAAAAAGGACCGACTCGACCTATTTTCTACTAATAAGTAGAAAAGGGCCGAGTCGGTCCGTTTACgattgattaaaaaaatgattttctttttttacttcgAGAGTTCAGCAAAATCTACACGTAAAAATTCAAAACCTGTTTGCAAATAAGTTAGacaactttgtttttaattgtttttatgcaaGTGACCGTTTAATATTgtacaaaattatacaaatataTTCCAATATTGCGTTTTGACGTAAGTTCTTTTTTGGAAGTGATGGATTACTCAGTTTCAAAAGGTTAAATTCCTTTTTCAAAGGTTGAAAAAAGATCGATCGGTGCCTTGGATTTCTTAATCTAAAAAACGTTGGGCAGAGAGGCTTTAGATTGACAATGAAGATTACTAATTGCAAATTGTATTGTATTCCGGTGTCAGACCTGGTATACAAAAAGCTGCCATAAAAGGGACGCgagcatttttaataaacccaAATGaaattcttgttcaggaagggTTAAGACTTTAAATACTGTCATGTGGGGGTAGATGGGGTGGAGGTAATAATGAGAACTTAATTGCATATCGAGCTGTCACTTGACAGACATGTCCCCTGTGCCAAATAGCAACCATACCTATTAACTCAAAAGAGGTTCTGACTATACTTTGCCCTATATATAGCCACCACTTGGTTACAATATTATTAGTTGAATGGAATATAATTTTTACACTAAAGATTCGAGGTACGATTTTTTGGCCGATTCAACCGAAACTTTATCATTTTTAACTTGAGAAAGTTGCAATCTCCTTCACGAACAATGCACTCCTGATAAGTGGTAGttaattaaaaatagaaaaatgaaCTTTTGTCGGGATTACGATTTTGTCAAAGCGCGTCAAAGCGCATAGGGATCATAAGGTGATGTAAGCTGTAtgtaatgttttattattatgtcaCGTTCACCAGGCATAAACAAGGTTTGGTTTTGTGCACTACCCCTTAATTTTGCCAgagtttgtgtgtgttttcgTTATGAAACAGCTGCTTCATCTGTCGAAGATCGTTAAGAGAcacaaaagcaaaaacaaaactggaGCCTTGAACTTCCTtggtttttaactaaatatacAAGGGTTTTAAAGAAGCAATCATAAATTTGATAATCTCGTTTTGAGTTTGGTTTTCTTTGTCGCCGCCGTCGTCGCCGCCGTCGCAGTCGCCGTCGCAGTCGCCTTCGCCTTTGCCATCTCCTCATTAATTTACCTAAGGATGTTTTGAAATATTGACTtcaacaaacatgtttttacaaaattaatataatgttataatagatgttaaatttgcatcggggggggtaaagaatattaaaatttggtctctacccatacaccgatgttagCACTctatactttcccgagtcctgtaaaaaaatatcacagccaTGTtactcggtagtctagttggtaggacaatgctctagaattgcaagggtcgtgggttcgaatcccaccgagtaacatgcctgtgtatgatattattttcacaggactcgggaaagtaccgagtttacagtgctaacttcccacacatcggtgtatatgggtaaaaaccaaaattaaaaatatgatGTTTTTAAGTTCAACGTGCGGTATCACCTTTCATTATCTGACAGTGACGTTGAAGCCGGTGACTACAAAACAGCCATCGGTCACCACTACAATTTCGTCATTAACAACTTCGGTGCCACCTTTGACCACCGAAATTCCGTCAACGACAGCAGAACCACCGTCAACAGCAACTTTGATGCAACCACCGACCACCAATTTTCGACAAACGACACTAACGACAAAGGTCTCAACCACACCCTTGGCAACACCATGCTTCTCGATACAGACACAATCCAATGACGTGAAACGAATCCTCGAAAGTCGAGACTTCACATCATATCCCGTGGTTCTGCTTTTTACTCTCCAGAACTCTGCCAGCAATTTGATTGAGCTACGTTTTATGGATGCTGGTGGAAGTGAAAAATACACTATGGGTAAGTTTCCATGTTTATTCAGCTTATTTGGGTTGTTTCCACGGCGCATGGTTCGCCTTTGGAATAAATGTAGTAATTTGGTACAAAGACGATTTTGCTGACAATCTCTCACTCTTTCCTCCCCGCCGCGCACACTACGatcgtcttgcaccaagactacatttttcAGAACGTAGCAAGAACGAGTTCGGTGTGATGGGGGGTACTATATGAAGAGTATGGTGAAATCGGCGGCAGTGCCCTTTAAAGAAACCCACAACATTCAATTCTTATGAGATATTcgttggttgtttttttcttccagcgGTGAGAAGAGGTTCCGGTGATTCAAGTATCGGATCTACAACTGCAGTATTTAATACCGAATTCGACGCGTCGATTATGTTTCGGATG
The sequence above is a segment of the Asterias amurensis chromosome 12, ASM3211899v1 genome. Coding sequences within it:
- the LOC139945390 gene encoding uncharacterized protein produces the protein MLVLRVAVLLASILSLRGEMCSTMVTVAPGEERKPLTAKAFAEFTAKCRKDRNKVTLKPVTTKQPSVTTTISSLTTSVPPLTTEIPSTTAEPPSTATLMQPPTTNFRQTTLTTKVSTTPLATPCFSIQTQSNDVKRILESRDFTSYPVVLLFTLQNSASNLIELRFMDAGGSEKYTMAVRRGSGDSSIGSTTAVFNTEFDASIMFRMSYGDGSISLEALDESGTSMTHTYSPSPDNDVKYIELYSKTKTPTQWTFYQPCDAFL